One genomic region from Ignavibacteria bacterium encodes:
- a CDS encoding type II toxin-antitoxin system RelE/ParE family toxin, whose amino-acid sequence MNLNGTNVKFKVNPPKSKTAKWRVNIVSSAEEDLFEIYQYVYFNDSEEKADKLYAKLYEKCISLQEYPNRGHVPPELSLLGIDDFLELNYKPYRIIYQIIEKVVFIHCVLDGRRDMQKLLQERLIRE is encoded by the coding sequence ATGAATTTAAACGGGACCAACGTGAAATTCAAAGTTAATCCGCCTAAATCCAAGACAGCTAAATGGCGGGTAAATATTGTTTCTTCAGCAGAAGAGGATCTATTTGAAATTTATCAATATGTTTATTTTAACGATTCTGAAGAGAAAGCTGATAAATTGTATGCTAAATTGTATGAGAAATGTATATCACTTCAAGAATACCCCAATCGTGGTCATGTTCCCCCAGAATTGAGCCTCCTCGGAATAGATGATTTTTTAGAGCTAAACTATAAACCTTATAGAATAATTTATCAGATTATTGAGAAAGTAGTTTTTATCCACTGTGTATTAGATGGTCGCAGAGATATGCAAAAACTATTACAAGAAAGATTAATAAGAGAATAG
- a CDS encoding type II toxin-antitoxin system Phd/YefM family antitoxin, with translation MKYSEAVKPISYLKTHASEVIRNVSENRKTLIITHNGEAKVVLQDVKVYEKTQESIALLKILVLSGKELRKGKYKTLEKSFEDLRNHIDEFKRDQREIQS, from the coding sequence ATGAAATATAGTGAAGCTGTAAAACCAATTAGTTATCTAAAAACTCATGCCTCTGAAGTGATTCGTAATGTTTCTGAAAATCGTAAAACATTGATAATTACTCACAATGGTGAAGCCAAAGTGGTTCTTCAAGATGTTAAAGTTTACGAAAAAACCCAGGAGAGCATCGCTTTACTTAAAATACTTGTATTAAGTGGGAAAGAACTCAGAAAAGGCAAATATAAAACATTGGAAAAATCCTTTGAAGATTTACGAAATCATATAGATGAATTTAAACGGGACCAACGTGAAATTCAAAGTTAA
- a CDS encoding DUF1059 domain-containing protein encodes MKTMTCKQLGGACDKKFHANSFEEIAELSKQRAMEMFQHNDPAHLKAMNEMQKLMKNPESMKEWFENKKKEFEALPNE; translated from the coding sequence ATGAAGACAATGACCTGCAAACAACTCGGCGGTGCTTGTGACAAAAAATTTCATGCAAATTCATTCGAAGAAATTGCCGAACTGAGCAAACAGCGTGCAATGGAAATGTTTCAACATAATGATCCAGCCCATCTTAAAGCAATGAATGAAATGCAAAAGCTTATGAAAAATCCTGAATCGATGAAAGAATGGTTCGAGAATAAAAAGAAAGAATTTGAAGCATTACCTAATGAATAA
- a CDS encoding helix-turn-helix transcriptional regulator, which translates to MSDLKKYISKRKKEEREFSQNYDVGYQNFKIGVLLKQMREESGMTQEELAEKLETKKSVISRRENHSEDFRLSTFRRYTKTLGRRVKIEVV; encoded by the coding sequence ATGAGTGATTTGAAAAAATATATCTCAAAAAGAAAAAAAGAAGAGAGAGAGTTTTCTCAAAATTATGATGTCGGTTATCAAAATTTTAAAATTGGTGTTTTGTTAAAACAAATGCGTGAAGAATCCGGAATGACCCAGGAAGAATTAGCAGAAAAATTAGAAACAAAAAAATCAGTCATTTCAAGAAGAGAAAATCATTCAGAGGATTTCAGATTATCAACTTTTCGTCGTTATACCAAAACATTGGGAAGAAGAGTAAAAATTGAAGTTGTCTAA
- a CDS encoding intradiol ring-cleavage dioxygenase, whose amino-acid sequence MNMLQYIFLTMMLLSTCKAQNSELIGTCEGCEAIFEFGNKKLSAIDTLIDFTNPGNKIKISGTVYKNDGITPARNVILYVYHTNQDGIYPKKGDEKGWARRHGYIRGWIKTDEIGKYTFYTLKPGSYPSRDEPAHIHITVLEPNGKYYWIHDFYFADDPSLTSEDKKNSSIRGGGNRVLNLKKENNLLIGTRDIILGKNVPGYGTQSE is encoded by the coding sequence ATGAATATGTTACAATATATTTTTTTAACGATGATGCTGCTTAGTACATGTAAAGCTCAGAATTCTGAATTGATCGGTACATGCGAAGGATGTGAAGCAATTTTTGAATTTGGTAATAAAAAATTATCAGCTATCGATACATTAATAGATTTCACAAATCCTGGCAATAAAATTAAAATCTCCGGTACCGTTTACAAAAATGATGGAATAACACCTGCGAGAAATGTCATACTTTATGTTTACCACACCAATCAAGATGGTATTTATCCTAAAAAGGGAGACGAAAAAGGCTGGGCAAGAAGACATGGATACATAAGAGGCTGGATTAAAACCGATGAAATCGGAAAGTATACTTTTTATACTCTCAAGCCAGGCTCTTATCCTTCAAGAGATGAGCCTGCACATATTCATATTACGGTTTTAGAACCAAATGGAAAGTATTACTGGATACACGACTTTTATTTTGCAGATGATCCTTCGTTAACCAGTGAAGATAAAAAAAATTCGTCCATTAGAGGCGGTGGTAACAGAGTACTCAATCTTAAAAAAGAAAATAACTTACTGATTGGAACCCGAGATATTATTCTTGGGAAGAATGTACCTGGCTATGGAACTCAATCAGAGTAG